In a single window of the Drosophila albomicans strain 15112-1751.03 chromosome 3, ASM965048v2, whole genome shotgun sequence genome:
- the LOC117571217 gene encoding cyclic AMP response element-binding protein A: MDSFYDGDLKDIWDSDLDPTESLKISSDHDMHDWFYDRDVKDPAVILHDKLISDALLNGTGPIKTEHSYSLNSDGDSLPDSPKSLQAKIDDMDDECYSGSGRITIDPKCLTLHPPTRNNRSSAMLSMSSTSANPALHTAITELAPTNAVLGRHGHGDVVQQHCGNSVSNHSNSSNGSSNSMSVALEHFQQAQHLADMYDDNDCSSSVSSAREGSISPDICSDIEIDEAVIKDEPMSPDSSCPASPNSQNSSAHQLSINLANLQTELLFDQKHGGLLLTASSNNLIKSQQQQQLLLGQSSQSQSSLMVPKIAIKSEKQSAASNNSSSGKSHAYGIPLTPPSSLPSDDSEGNLSPEHLYAPLSPNASAVSISAVTNAAANANPADSANNGSARRAASALARAAASSSNGASNNAATSTRQPIHTPLISSQPKGSTGTLLLTEEEKRTLLAEGYPIPQKLPLTKAEEKSLKKIRRKIKNKISAQESRRKKKEYMDQLERRVEILVTENHDYKKRLESLEETNANLLSQLHKLQAVVSKHNVKKS, encoded by the exons ACGGAATCCTTGAAAATAAGCAGCGATCACGATATGCACGATTGGTTTTATGATCGCGATGTCAAGGATCCAGCCGTAATACTCCATGACAAGCTCATCTCCGATGCGCTGCTCAATGGCACGGGTCCAATCAAAACGGAGCATTCCTATAGTCTCAACAGCGATGGTGACTCCCTACCTGATTCACCTAAAAGCCTGCAGGCCAAGATCGATG ACATGGATGACGAGTGCTACTCAGGCAGTGGCCGCATCACCATTGATCCCAAATGCCTCACACTACACCCGCCCACAAGAAATAATCGCAGCAGTGCCATGCTGAGCATGAGCAGCACCAGCGCCAATCCCGCATTACACACAGCCATAACGGAGTTGGCGCCCACGAACGCAGTCCTTGGTCGTCATGGCCATGGCGATGTAGTGCAGCAGCATTGTGGCAACAGCGTTAgcaatcacagcaacagcagcaatggcagcagcaatagcatgAGCGTGGCATTGGAACATTTTCAACAAGCTCAACACTTGGCTGACATGTACGATGATAACGATTGCAGTTCGTCGGTGTCATCGGCTAGGGAGGGCAGCATATCACCCGATATATGCTCAGACATTGAGATCGATGAGGCAGTCATCAAGGATGAGCCAATGTCGCCCGACTCTAGCTGCCCCGCCAGTCCAAACTCACAGAACAGCAGCGCCCATCAGCTGAGCATCAATCTGGCCAATTTACAAACAGAGTTGCTCTTTGACCAAAAG CATGGTGGACTTTTGCTTActgcaagcagcaacaacctcATCAAatcccagcagcagcagcaactgttgcttgGTCAgagcagccaaagccaaagcagccTTATGGTGCCCAAGATAGCCATCAAAAGTGAGAAACAAAGTGcggccagcaacaacagttcaTCGGGTAAATCGCATGCGTATGGCATACCGTTGACGCCGCCCTCCTCTCTGCCCAGCGATGACTCCGAAGGTAACTTGTCGCCGGAACATTTGTATGCGCCACTGTCCCCCAACGCTTCCGCCGTTTCGATATCCGCCGTTACCAATGCAGCCGCCAATGCCAATCCAGCTGATTCAGCCAACAATGGGAGCGCGCGACGCGCTGCCTCAGCTTTGGCACGCGCCGCCGCAAGTAGCAGCAATGGTGCCTCGAATAATGCCGCAACATCGACGAGGCAACCCATACACACGCCGTTGATAAGCTCCCAGCCG AAAGGTTCCACGGGCACCCTGCTATTGACAGAGGAGGAGAAACGCACGCTTCTGGCCGAGGGTTATCCCATACCACAGAAGCTGCCACTGACCAAAGCCGAAGAAAAGTCACTGAAGAAGATACGACGCAAAATTAAGAATAAG ATCTCCGCTCAGGAAAGTCGTCGTAAAAAGAAGGAGTATATGGATCAATTGGAGCGGCGCGTTGAAATTTTGGTTACCGAGAATCATGATTACAAGAAACGCCTCGAGTCACTGGAGGAGACCAATGCCAATCTACTTAGTCAGCTGCACAAATTGCAGGCCGTAGTTAGCAAGCACAATGTGAAAAAGTCCTAA